The DNA sequence GCACCggcacacacacacgtgtcACCCGCGCACACGCCCCGCACACGCGTGTCCCGTGTCCCACCGTGTTGTGGAAGTCCTCGATGGTGAACTCGGTGAAGCCCTgagccaccagctcctccttgcTCCGCGCTGACACCTCCTTGAACctggggggggcggggggggcactCAGGGCTCGGGGGGGGCACCCGGGGGGGACGCGCGGCCACGCACGGGGGGACAAAAGCACCCGGAGGACTTGGGCAGGGACCCCAGGGTGGTTGGGGGGAACCCCACctatggggggggggcacacagggatggggggggcaCCCAGAGCCTTGGGAAGGGAACACCCACAAGTCCATGGGGAATCCCGAGAATGCGAGGGGGGGCCTCCCAAGCGCAAGGGGGACACccggggggggggacggggacagACCCCAGGTCTGGGGCGACCAAAGACACCcagaggaggtgggaaggggcaCCCGGGGGTCTGGGGGGGCCCTGCCTGGGGGGGGCCCCTCCTCAAGGGGAGTCTGTGCTCGGGGGGGGTTCCACTCTGGGGGGGTCCCTGCTTGGGGGGTCCCTGCCGGGGGGGGGCCACTGCTCGGGGGGGTCCCCGCTCTGGGGGGGTCTCTGCTCAGGGGGGGTCCCGCTCTGGGGGGGTCCCTGCTTGGGGGGGTCCCTGCCGGGGGGGGGCCACTGCTCGGGGGGGCCCCGCTCTGGGGGGGCCCTGCTCTGGGGGGTCCCTGCCCGGGGGGGGTCCCactctgggggggggggggtccccgctctggggggggggtcccgcACCGCTGCAGCTCCTGCCCGTCCTCCAGCAGCGCCTCCAGGTGGGCGAAGCCAAAGGCCCGATAGAAGCAGTTCCCGTCCGGCCGCGTCTTCCGGATGTACGAATATTTCTGGAGCaggtcctggggggggggagggaaggggacgGGGGCAGCGGCAGCTCCCCAGCGCCGCcccgctcccagccccacaccggCGCCCCACAgaccctcccagccccacaccggTGCCCCACAgaccctcccagccccacaccggTGCCCCTCAGagcctcccagccccacaccggTGCCCCACAgaccctcccagccccacaccggTGCCCCACAgaccctcccagccccacaccggTGCCCCTTAGagcctcccagccccacaccggTGCCCGTCAGagcctcccagccccacaccggTGCCCCTCAGagcctcccagccccacaccggTGCCCCTCAGagcctcccagccccacaccggTGCCCCTCAGagcctcccagccccacaccggTGCCCGTCAGagcctcccagccccacaccggTGCCCCTCAGggcctcccagccccacaccggTGCCCCTCAGagcctcccagccccacaccggTGCCCACCTTGATCTTCTGCTGGTAGATGTGGTCGTCCTCCGCGTACTCCTTGTAGAGCACGGCCAGTTCCAGCCGCTCCGACACCAGCGGGTTCTGCACCGCGATCTGCAccgggggggggcacccccaaaAGGGGGGGTCAGAGGAAGGTTTGGGGTCCCCCCCACGGCTTGGGGGGCTCCAGGGAGGGGGTTAcgaggggttttggggtctcACCTCTTGCTGGATCCGGTCCTGCTGCGCCATGATGGCCTCATCGTAGGCCAGGCAGTTCACACCTATGGGGGGCGATGGGGCTCAATGTGGGGGTCCAAAGGGGGGACCCCCATGAACTTGGGCCCTTCACCCCCCTCCCCCGGGGGAACCCCCAGAATGGGTctgggggggggttgggggggcaGGACCCTGGGGAGGTGCCTCctggggggtgttggggggctCCAGAGCCCCTATGGGCAGCCCTGGGCTATGGGGGGGGTGAATGGGGCACCTATGGGGGGTATCGGGGTGCTGGAGGGTACTGGGGGACACTGGAGTGCtatgggggggctatggggcacTATGCGGGGCTATGGGTGCGCTACAGGGGTGctatggggcactatgggggtgctgtggggcgATATGGATCTCTATGGGGCGCCATGGGGGCTCTGTGGGGCGCTATGGGAGTGCTATGAGGCACtatgggggtgctatggggcgctgtggggcgctatggggcgctgtaGGGGTGTTATAGGGTGctatgggtcgctgtggggGTGTTATGTGGCGCTgtgggggtgctatggggcgctgtggggctgctatggggctctatgggtaGCTATGGCGGTGCTACAGGGCGCTGTGGGCGtgctatgggtctctatgggggtGCTATGGGTCGTTATGGGGGTGCTATGGGTCGTtatgggggtgctatggggcgctgtgggtcGCTATGGGGGTGCTACAGggctctatgggtctctatgggtcgcTATGGGAGTGCTAAGGGGCGctgtgggtctctgtggggcgctgtgggggtgctatggggcgctgtggggtgctatgggggtgctatgggggtgCTAAGGGGCGCTGTGGGTCTttatggggcgctgtggggtgctatgggggtgCTAAGGGGCGCTGTGGGTCCctgtggggcgctgtggggcgccGCGCGCGGCCCCGCCGGTACCGTCCGCGTCGCCGCCGAGCGGCTCCGGCTGCTGCTGAGGCTCCTCCGCCGCCATCATCCGCCGCAGCCCCGCCCCGCGCAGCGCTTCCGGGTCACCGGCGGCCGCCAGCACCGCTTCCGGAGCAACCGCCGCCCCGCCGGAAGCGCGCCCGGCCCGCGACAACAGGCCCCGCCCTCAGCCGCCGGCAGCACCAATCAACAGCCAGAGCGAGCGGGAGGACACGCCCCTAGCTACAGTCCCCGCCCCTAGAGACCGCGCGGGAGCGAGGCCGACACGCCCCTAGCGACAAGCCACACCCATGGAGACGCGGGGCGTGTCCGCGGGGCTGGGTCAGGGGCGTGGCTATGCTAATTTTACACCGCAGGGGGCGCCGGGAGCCTCTGCCGCGGCAAGGGGATCCCGCGCTCCGAGGGGGTCGATGCCCGCGGAACCGGGACGAGCAGTGAGGGACAGTGCGGGAACAGCTGGTGAAAACGGACCGGGAAGCGGCGGGAGGGCGGAGCGGGGCGACCGTGAGGTAGAGGAGAGCGACCGCGGTCGGCCCTTGTGTGTGGGGCAAATGACGGTATCGCTTCTCGGCCTTTTGGCTAAGATCAAGTGTAGTATCTGTTCTTATCAGTTTAATATCTGATACGTCCTCGATGAGAGGACTTTATATTAAACGGATTTTTGGGCGTGGGAGTCGGACCCGGAGCTTGCTCCATCCGCTCCGCGCATCGTCCCGGTATTGCAGCGCCTCCGGGCTCGGTGCACCCCTTCGGGGGACCTTTACCTGGTTAAAGACAGAACTAAATGATTTCCATGAGAAACGGGGGAGCCAGGGGTGTTTCCCCCGTCGTCTAGCTGCTTCTGGTTGCTGTTAGGGTTGAGGTGGTAGAATCATCGGATTGTTGGGGCTGACAATGACTTTAGCGTTacccatttccaaccccctgccatgggcaatGACACCTCaaactagaccatgttgcccaaggctctgtccaacctggccttgaacactgccagggatggggcagccacagcttctctgggcaccctgcgccagcgcctcagcaccctcacagggaagagcttctgcctcagatccaacctgaacttcccctgtttcagtttgaacccatcaccccttgtcctatcactccagtccctgatgaagagtccctctccagcatccttgtagcccccttcagaccctggaagctgctctgaggtctccaagcagcttctcttctccaggctgaacagccccaatgttctcagcctggctccatacgggagctgctccagcccctgatcatcctcgtggtctcctctgggcttgctccagcagctccatgtccttcttatgctgaggacaccagcaccGCACAGTGCTGGAAGTGGGGTCTCCCGAGACCATTGGGGAGGGGGTCTACTGTCAGGTCGGGTCTACCGACGGCACAAAATATCACACCCAGATTCATACGGTACCTGACAAACCCTCTATAGCAGCTGGAACACTTGGAGGAGAAAGACGTATCCAGGGAGTTCTGCTAAGTATAACAATCCATATAAACCCCTTTTATTTCTATCTTTAACCAGCGAAAGTCATTGTCAGCCCCAACAATCCGATGATTCTACCACCTCAACCCTAACAGCAACCAGAAGCAGCTAGACGACGGGGGAAACACCCCTGGCTCCCCCGTTTCTCATGGAAATCATTTAGTTCTGTCTTTAACCAGGTAAAGGTCCCCCGAAGGGGTGCACCGAGCCCGGAGGCGCTGCAATACCGGGACGATGCGCGGAGCGGATGGAGCAAGCTCCGGGTCCGACTCCCACGCCCAAAAATCCGTTTAATATAAAGTCCTCTCATCGAGGACGTATCAGATATTAAACTGATAAGAACAGATACTACACTTGATCTTAGCCAAAAGGCCGAGAAGCGATACCGTCATTTGCCCCACACACAAGGGCCGACCGCGGTCGCTCTCCTCTACCTCACGGTCGCCCCGCTCCGCCCTCCCGCCGCTTCCCGGTCCGTTTTCACCAGCTATTCCCGCACTGTCCCTCACTGCTCGTCCCGGTTCCGCGGGCATCGACCCCCTCGGAGCGCGGGATCCCCCTGCCGCGGCAGAGGCTCCCGGCGCCCCCTGCGGTGTAAAATTAGCATAGCCACGCCCCCTGGGCGGCACCGCGGCCTCTCATTTGCATGCACCGCGGCCCCAGCGTAGCCACGCCCCATTCCCCGGTGCCTCGCCTAATTTGCATGGCCCCGCCCACACCCCGCGCCAGCCCGGGCAGGGGGATGGAGGAGGCGGCGGGGAGAGAGGGAATAACGGGGAAACCCCCACCTAAGACCCCAAAATTGCCTCTTTACAACCCAAAACTGCGCCGAGCCCTTTCCCGACCCTCCCGCCTGCCCCGGAGCTCTGCTGGCCCCAACCCTGCACCCCAAAATAGCCCCAAATGGCTTCAGAATGTCCCCAGATTAGTCCTCAGGGAGGAAACTGGTCCTGCAGGATGAGGATGGTGCTGAGGGAGCGAGTGGGAAAGTGTCCATTGATCCCGGAGGAGGGCGGGAAGTTGAGCTTAATCAGGTGATTGAGGCTAATGAGGAGGTGAGAGGGGTCCAGTGAAGCCACCACAGTGGGTCCAGATGCTCTTGGAGATGACCAACGTGCTGGGCGTGAGGAGGAGCTCAGTCAGGGTTGATGAAGAGCACGATGAAGCTCAGCACGGCCACCTGTGTCTATGGAGGAGGGATTTGGGGTGGGGGCTTCCCACATTCCCAAGGAACGAGCAGGACACGTGGTGGTTGGAGGTTTATTGGAGTCTTGTTGGAGCCAACGAGGGGTGACGGGTCCCACAACCCCGTTTCCATGGCCTAGAGGTTGCGGTAGGCGCCGACAGTGACATCGAAGAGCCGGGGGTTGCAGACCTGCCCCTCCTTATCCagcaggaagaagaaggggCGCCCCTTCACCTTGAGGGGGATGGCGGCCGGCACCTCGGAGCGGTGCGAGCGGCAGCACACGTGCCGCAGGGGAACGGTGAAGGTAgggccctgccccagccccagcggCCCGTGGGTGCTGATGGACACCTCGGTGCCGCCCCGGAGCAGCGTCACCTTCCGCACGGCGCGTAACGGGAACAGGCACCCGGCTGCCACGATCAGAGAGCCTGTGGGGCGGGGAAGGGGGTCAGGGCGGGGCCGAGCCCGGTTCTGCTGCCCCGGAGCCAGCCGGAGCCTCGTCCCACGCCCCTGGGCTGGGCTCAGCCCATCCCCGCTCCACTGCGCCCAGGGCGAGCCCGGTCCTGCCCTTCCCAGCCCGGTGTGAGCTCAGCCCCGCTCTCCCGAGCCCGGTCCTGCCCTCGTGGGCCCGGCCTGAGTCCGGTCCCGCTCCTCTGGGCCCAGCCTGAGCCCGGTCCCGCTCCTCTGACCCCGGTTTGAGCCCGCCCCAGttccccgctcccgccccgccggtACCGAGCGTGAGGCAGGACGCGGTGAAGCCGAAGCGCCATTTGTTATCGCGGGGCCGGAAGGGATCCTCGGGGCCCgctgcggggccgggagcgggccGCAGCGCCGTGAAAGCGAAATGCGCCAGGTAGGCCCAGAAGACCGCCTGCCCCGCGCAGAAGAACCCGGCCAAGCGGAAGAACCGGTCCCGGTCGTGCCGGAACAAAACCACGtcccgcggcggggccgccgccgcctccagCGCCAAGGCCGCGGCCGCGGCCGCCCGGCCCCTGGGCGCCGCCATCTTGACCCTCCTCCACTTCCGGTTTCCTTCACGCCTTCACTTCCGGCTTTCCGCCGCCATCCTTGTCGCTGGCGCTGCCCTCGCCCCCCCCCCTTAAAGGCGCCGCGGCCCCGGAACGCGCCGCGCTGGGACGGGGCCGCGAACGGGAACGGTTTATTTACAAAACGGGAGGAATAAAACGCTGGGAacgcggcgggggggggggggggggggggggggggcggcgctCATTTGAGGAACGCCACCTCCGGGATCTTCCCTTCCAGCTGCAAGAGAGAACAGGAGGTCAGATGGGGTCGGGGGGGGGCagatggggttggggggggcagATGGGGTCGGGGGGGGGCAGATGAGCTCagaccccccccaaacccaccttGAGCTGGGTGAAGACCTGCCCGGCGCGGCCGTAGTCCCAGTCGTTGTCCTGCAGGCAcctgggttttggggggagaggATGGAGGAGACGGTGGAGACCCCCCCATGGAGCAAAGTGGTACCTGCCCAGCCCCCTCTGACCCCCCGTGACCCCCTCAGCCCCCATCTGAGACCCCCCCGACCGCATTTAAACCCCCCAGAACCCCACAGCCCCCATCTGCCCCCCCATACCCCATCTcgaccccccccagcccccacCTGACCCCCCCAGCCCTCATCTGCCCCCCCCATACCCCATCTCGACCCCCCCATACCCCATCtcacccccccagcccccattcaacccccccagcccccatCTGACCCCCCCATACCCCATCCCGACGCCCCCAGCCCCCACCtgacccccccccagcccccatCTCACCCCCCTCCATACCCCATCtcacccccccagcccccatctgagcccccccagcccccattcaacccccccagcccctatttgcagcccccccagcccccatctcacccccccagcccccatTCAACCCCCCCAGCCCCCGTTTCCCGCCCCCCCGGCAGGGACGCACTTCTGGGACCACTCGAGGTTCATGCCGGACTGCATGGCGAAGGCCgccagcatctcctgctgctcGGCCGCCAGCGTGGGCACGGGGCTGGACGAGGGGGTGGGCGCGGGCAGCAGGAAGGCTTTGCGCAGCTCCTCCGTCGTGGCGTTGCGCACGAACAGCTCGTCGTTCACGATGCacagcctgggggggggggggggcacggggtGGGTGCGGGGCacggggacaccccccccccccccccccccatgggcACGGGGGAGAGTGCAAGGGatggggggtcccgggggggtgGTTGGGGGATGGCGATAAAGTGGTGCTCAGGGGAAAAACGCAGCTGGAGGTGGCCAAAACCAGCTGGAGCTGGCCTAAAAGCATCTCCCAATGGTCAAAACCCATCTCCCAACGGCCAAAACCCATGTTCCAATGGTCAAAACCCATCTCCCAACGGCCAAAACCCATCTCCCAACGGTCAAAACCCACCTCCCAATGGCCAAACCCATCTCCCAATGGCCAAACCCATCTCCCAATGGCCAAAACCATCTCCCAATGGTCAAAACCACCTCCCAATGGCCAACCCCATCTCCCAATGGCCAAACCCACCTCCCAATGGCCAAACCCATCTCCCAATGGCCAAACCCATCTCCCAGTGGCCAAACCCATCTCCCAATGGCCAAAACCACCTCCCAGTGGCCAAACCCATCTCCCAGTGGCCAAACCCATCTCCCAATGGCCAAAACCACCTCCCAGTGGCCAAACCCATCTCCCAGTGGCCAACAGCCCGTGGAGGCGGCTCCTCCCCGAGGCTCTCCGGGAGAGGACGCCAGCCCTTACCCGGTGTTGCCGGCGGGCACGGCGATGAACATCCGCGTGAAGGCTCGTACCGAGTCCCGGGATTTG is a window from the Strigops habroptila isolate Jane unplaced genomic scaffold, bStrHab1.2.pri NW_022045597.1_ctg1, whole genome shotgun sequence genome containing:
- the OTUB1 gene encoding ubiquitin thioesterase OTUB1; this translates as MMAAEEPQQQPEPLGGDADGVNCLAYDEAIMAQQDRIQQEIAVQNPLVSERLELAVLYKEYAEDDHIYQQKIKDLLQKYSYIRKTRPDGNCFYRAFGFAHLEALLEDGQELQRFKEVSARSKEELVAQGFTEFTIEDFHNTVGHGTRVCGACARVT
- the TMEM223 gene encoding transmembrane protein 223, which gives rise to MAAPRGRAAAAAALALEAAAAPPRDVVLFRHDRDRFFRLAGFFCAGQAVFWAYLAHFAFTALRPAPGPAAGPEDPFRPRDNKWRFGFTASCLTLGSLIVAAGCLFPLRAVRKVTLLRGGTEVSISTHGPLGLGQGPTFTVPLRHVCCRSHRSEVPAAIPLKVKGRPFFFLLDKEGQVCNPRLFDVTVGAYRNL